The genomic DNA ATATACGTCGAAGCAGTttcgttaattttttatttgaattaaatgacCGTTTTAGGTGTAGCTCTAGAACGAGAAACTAAAGGAGGTTTAATTCTGTCAGACATGGGACAAGGAGTTCCGTTCAAAGCTGGCTCGTTCGACGGAGCCATTTCAGTGAGCGCCCTTCAATGGCTATGCAATGCAGATAAATCACACCATAAACCTGTCCAACGACTATATAAATTCTTCTCTACATTATTTGCTAGCTtggtaataatatacatacgtcctgtatttaaaatacttgaCTCGAAGTTGTGTATCActcgtatatatttaaattcttttCTTTTTACTTATTAGTCAaacttttgtgtatttttagagTAGAAACGCCCGTGCCGTGTTTCAATTCTATCCTGAAAATTCTGAACAAATGGAGTTGGTTACTTCGCAAGCGATGAAAGCAGGATTTTATGGAGGTGTACTAGTCGACTTTCCCAACTCCACTAAAGCTAAGAAGTATTTCTTAGTATTGATGACCGGAGGGGCAATGCCCATGCCGAAAGCCTTAGGTAATCTTCTGTATAAAACTAATAATGTGTCATGTGTTGGCTGCAGTTTTATCTATcatatcccaatccaagtttaAAAtgcttaaccgtttgcccgcggccgtcttctatggaagctttgggcgacaagtctgtagcacggctgtcttccatagaatttctgaactttgcacgggattttgagccttatatacgcctatttcaactgttttaacgttcaaaattggttgtatatattactgagagttgaattccatctattcaatttgcttaaaatgaatatataccagtcaaaattagttttttgtggaaccatactgaaacctcgtttatgtgacgtcacgtctgttgaacaatggcgacgatacgtctcaattgtatgaagaatgattatttgacaattaagccaaaactacgagatatattatgtattttattttttaaaataatactttatgtgttaattaacatatctggttacttgagtaaatattaaaatctgtatttaaggtcgaaaactcgattgccaaattcgcgaaagaGGATCCGCGTACagagcttgttcgctatatttattgccgcgggcaaagaaCGAGAATAAgaacgtttaaaataaaaacggttttttaattattatgttttattactGTCAAAAGTAATAgccatcaaattaaataaaaatcgtcATCATCACATTATTTGATTATCGGTAAACAGTTGCAAtgtatttaagaaatttgacgAAAAGGTCTGGAACATTCTTGTTCTCGAAGCGCCAACAGTATTCATCTAAATGTGATTGCAGCATGTCTGGTAGAGTACCCCAtcatctttttcattatctTGATCTTGGCATCTAACCAGCGTGTAGACTGCACGCCAAATCATGGTAGATTACAAGAAGCAGGTAGACCGCATGCTAAACCAGCaccatttgatttatgtacaattgtgTACAAgtctaattaattgttaatttcgttcgTCAGCccctcgaaatacagcgatttatgttataaaaaatgctgcaatgtttgtaattaacagtccaggaaggcgcattgtggcttacctgttagaccttcctggtatatctatGTTAAATATGATAATGAGTCCGCTATAATCTTATAACTCTTCATTGCAGGTACAGATCTCACCGAAGCCGGAGACCATGTCGCGTATGCAGGAAGAGAATtcaaaagaaaagaaaagaaagtgAAACACTTAAAAAAGTCTAAAAA from Arctopsyche grandis isolate Sample6627 chromosome 1, ASM5162203v2, whole genome shotgun sequence includes the following:
- the LOC143909079 gene encoding 18S rRNA (guanine-N(7))-methyltransferase isoform X2 — its product is MSRRPEHSAPPEIFYNEQEARKYTQNSRMIDIQCSMADRCIELLVLPENTSCYLLDIGCGSGLSGSVLEDQGHTWVGFDISPAMLCVALERETKGGLILSDMGQGVPFKAGSFDGAISVSALQWLCNADKSHHKPVQRLYKFFSTLFASLSRNARAVFQFYPENSEQMELVTSQAMKAGFYGGVLVDFPNSTKAKKYFLVLMTGGAMPMPKALDLTEAGDHVAYAGREFKRKEKKVKHLKKSKNWILEKKARRRRQGKETRVDTKYTGRKRSGRF
- the LOC143909079 gene encoding 18S rRNA (guanine-N(7))-methyltransferase isoform X1; amino-acid sequence: MSRRPEHSAPPEIFYNEQEARKYTQNSRMIDIQCSMADRCIELLVLPENTSCYLLDIGCGSGLSGSVLEDQGHTWVGFDISPAMLCVALERETKGGLILSDMGQGVPFKAGSFDGAISVSALQWLCNADKSHHKPVQRLYKFFSTLFASLSRNARAVFQFYPENSEQMELVTSQAMKAGFYGGVLVDFPNSTKAKKYFLVLMTGGAMPMPKALGTDLTEAGDHVAYAGREFKRKEKKVKHLKKSKNWILEKKARRRRQGKETRVDTKYTGRKRSGRF